Proteins encoded by one window of Streptomyces clavuligerus:
- a CDS encoding SDR family oxidoreductase: MVRMATHVITGAGSGIGAAVARRLHARGDDLVLLARNAARAKELAGRFPGARTLVADLAEPERISWAFSHQELPDRVDSLLHSAGIVDLGPVGELRPRTWLQQLGTNLVAPAELTRLLLPQLRVARGQVIFINSGAGLDARAEWGAYAASKHGLKALADALRAEERAQGVRVTTVYPGRTAGPMQAKVHSQEGREYDPSRWIDPESVATAVVTAMDLPRDAVIENVTVRPGPDAG; encoded by the coding sequence ATGGTCCGCATGGCAACTCATGTGATCACCGGGGCGGGCTCGGGCATCGGCGCGGCCGTCGCCCGGCGGCTCCACGCCCGGGGCGACGACCTCGTCCTGCTGGCGCGGAACGCGGCCCGCGCCAAGGAACTGGCGGGCCGCTTCCCGGGCGCCCGCACCCTCGTGGCCGATCTGGCCGAACCCGAGCGGATCTCCTGGGCCTTCTCCCACCAGGAGCTGCCCGACCGGGTCGACTCGCTGCTGCACAGCGCGGGCATCGTCGACCTCGGCCCGGTGGGCGAGCTGCGGCCCCGGACCTGGCTCCAGCAGCTCGGCACCAATCTGGTGGCCCCCGCCGAGCTGACCCGGCTGCTGCTGCCGCAGCTCCGGGTCGCGCGCGGCCAGGTGATCTTCATCAACTCGGGGGCGGGGCTCGACGCCCGCGCCGAGTGGGGCGCGTACGCCGCGTCCAAGCACGGACTGAAGGCGCTCGCGGACGCGCTCCGCGCCGAGGAGCGCGCCCAGGGCGTGCGGGTGACCACGGTGTACCCGGGGCGCACCGCCGGTCCCATGCAGGCGAAGGTGCACTCCCAGGAGGGCCGGGAGTACGACCCGTCCCGCTGGATCGACCCGGAGTCCGTGGCGACGGCGGTCGTCACCGCGATGGACCTGCCGCGGGACGCGGTGATCGAGAACGTGACGGTCCGCCCGGGGCCCGACGCGGGCTGA
- a CDS encoding putative bifunctional diguanylate cyclase/phosphodiesterase, which produces MEPTESAAPVPRPRGFAALAGLAGMTPGLPAAVVAGAVLVLVTGIAGAVRDERALFPGSTEGWGFAILTGIVVGHLVALGRDRWWGGTGSGAALTLAVLLLYGWVPAGLVSLAVVTLVGTVRRQRRRHGVLHGSADLLGIGAAALVLDAFGVRPTVETPWEPLDWGIGAAPEVLLAAAAYLGVSRLLLWYALAPQGGGLPTIARTALLRQGLVAVALLGIAPLICVVAVALPLLLPLFAVPLIALDSTLWIARARAEEQLRDPLTGLPNRQWLLERTWAALEEAESNGTRSALVLIDLDRFRSVNDTLGHLAGDRLLLQIAHRLRHALPRGAEAARLGGDEFAVLLPAADSITSAQRVARQLAGELSSPLDLDGLTLVLEASAGVAVFPEHALDAEGLLRRADVAMYQAKRDRTGVEVYESKRDSNTPDRLGLLGDLRRALDAHEVELHYQPKVRFDGHVAGLEALVRWVHPDRGRVPPDEFIAIAESSGLMPHLTEYVLDTALAQVAKWRAQGLKVPVAVNVSPRDVHTPGFAGSVAARLARHGVPAGALQLEITEHVLLEDPQRAADTLAGLTDHGVRMSLDDFGTGYSSLVHLRRLPVSELKIDRSFVARLAVDTEDAEIVRCTVDLAHSLGLLVVAEGVEDDETWERLRDLGCDAVQGWLVAAAMPPQEATAWLRARGERGWHRTRPADPAPPPPPHPPPPAAAGADTPSGQSSGQVVP; this is translated from the coding sequence ATGGAACCGACCGAGAGCGCCGCCCCGGTCCCACGGCCGCGCGGATTCGCGGCCCTGGCGGGTCTCGCTGGCATGACACCCGGGCTGCCCGCCGCCGTCGTCGCCGGGGCCGTGCTCGTCCTCGTCACCGGGATCGCCGGGGCGGTGCGGGACGAGCGCGCCCTCTTCCCCGGCTCCACCGAGGGCTGGGGCTTCGCCATCCTCACCGGGATCGTCGTGGGACATCTGGTCGCGCTCGGCCGCGACCGCTGGTGGGGCGGGACGGGCTCCGGCGCCGCCCTCACCCTCGCCGTCCTCCTCCTCTACGGCTGGGTGCCCGCCGGACTGGTCTCGCTGGCCGTCGTCACCCTCGTCGGCACCGTCCGCAGACAGCGCCGCAGGCATGGCGTCCTGCACGGCTCCGCCGACCTCCTCGGCATCGGGGCCGCCGCGCTCGTCCTCGACGCGTTCGGCGTCCGGCCCACCGTCGAGACCCCCTGGGAACCACTCGACTGGGGCATCGGGGCCGCGCCCGAAGTACTGCTCGCCGCCGCGGCGTATCTCGGGGTGAGCCGGCTGCTCCTGTGGTATGCGCTCGCCCCGCAGGGCGGCGGCCTGCCCACCATCGCGCGTACGGCCCTGCTGCGGCAGGGCCTTGTCGCGGTCGCGCTCCTCGGCATCGCCCCGCTGATCTGCGTGGTCGCCGTCGCCCTGCCGCTGCTGCTGCCCCTGTTCGCGGTCCCGCTCATCGCCCTGGACTCCACCCTGTGGATCGCCCGGGCCCGCGCCGAGGAACAGCTCCGCGACCCCCTGACGGGGCTGCCCAACCGGCAGTGGCTGCTGGAGCGGACCTGGGCCGCGCTGGAGGAGGCCGAGAGCAACGGCACCCGCTCCGCGCTCGTCCTCATCGACCTCGACCGCTTCCGCTCCGTCAACGACACCCTCGGGCATCTCGCGGGCGACCGGCTGCTGTTGCAGATAGCCCACCGGCTGCGGCACGCCCTGCCGCGCGGCGCGGAGGCGGCGCGCCTCGGGGGCGACGAGTTCGCCGTCCTGCTGCCCGCCGCCGACTCCATCACCAGCGCCCAGCGGGTGGCCCGGCAGCTCGCCGGGGAGCTGTCCTCACCGCTCGACCTCGACGGGCTCACCCTCGTCCTGGAGGCCAGCGCCGGGGTCGCCGTCTTCCCGGAGCACGCCCTCGACGCGGAGGGGCTGCTGCGCCGCGCCGACGTGGCGATGTACCAGGCGAAGCGGGACCGCACCGGCGTGGAGGTCTACGAGTCCAAGCGGGACAGCAACACCCCCGACCGGCTCGGCCTCCTCGGCGATCTGCGCCGGGCGCTGGACGCCCACGAGGTGGAGCTGCACTACCAGCCGAAGGTCCGCTTCGACGGCCATGTGGCCGGGCTCGAAGCCCTGGTCCGCTGGGTCCACCCGGACCGGGGACGGGTGCCCCCGGACGAGTTCATCGCCATCGCCGAGTCCTCGGGGCTGATGCCCCACCTCACCGAGTACGTCCTCGACACGGCCCTGGCGCAGGTCGCGAAGTGGCGCGCCCAGGGGCTCAAGGTCCCCGTCGCCGTCAATGTCTCGCCGCGCGACGTCCACACCCCCGGCTTCGCCGGTTCCGTCGCCGCCCGGCTCGCCCGGCACGGGGTCCCGGCGGGCGCGCTCCAGCTGGAGATAACCGAACACGTCCTGCTGGAGGACCCGCAGCGGGCCGCCGACACCCTCGCCGGGCTCACCGACCACGGCGTGCGGATGTCCCTGGACGACTTCGGCACCGGCTACTCCTCCCTGGTGCATCTGCGGCGGCTCCCGGTGAGCGAGCTGAAGATCGACCGCTCCTTCGTGGCGCGCCTCGCCGTGGACACCGAGGACGCCGAGATCGTCCGCTGCACCGTCGACCTGGCCCACTCGCTGGGGCTGCTCGTGGTCGCGGAGGGCGTCGAGGACGACGAGACCTGGGAGCGCCTGCGGGACCTGGGCTGCGACGCGGTCCAGGGCTGGCTGGTGGCCGCCGCGATGCCGCCGCAGGAGGCCACGGCCTGGCTCCGGGCCCGGGGCGAGCGCGGCTGGCACCGCACCCGCCCGGCCGACCCCGCCCCGCCGCCGCCTCCGCACCCCCCGCCGCCCGCCGCCGCCGGGGCGGACACACCCTCCGGCCAGTCCTCCGGCCAAGTGGTGCCCTGA
- the gatC gene encoding Asp-tRNA(Asn)/Glu-tRNA(Gln) amidotransferase subunit GatC, with amino-acid sequence MPGITREEVAHLARLARLELSGDELDHFAGQLDDIIGAVARVAEVADQDVPPTSHPLPLTNVMRADEVRPSLTPEQALSGAPAQEQQRFKVPQILGED; translated from the coding sequence ATGCCTGGCATCACGCGCGAGGAGGTCGCCCACCTCGCCCGGCTGGCACGCCTGGAACTCTCCGGCGATGAACTCGACCACTTCGCCGGTCAGCTCGACGACATCATCGGCGCGGTCGCCCGCGTCGCCGAGGTCGCCGACCAAGACGTGCCCCCGACCTCCCACCCGCTGCCGCTGACCAATGTCATGCGCGCGGACGAGGTCCGTCCGTCGCTCACTCCCGAGCAGGCGCTCTCCGGAGCCCCCGCCCAGGAGCAGCAGCGTTTCAAGGTGCCGCAGATCCTCGGGGAGGACTGA
- a CDS encoding methionine synthase, which yields MSDEKRAFDWGPATGVGSMPGGDAREAAKTVTGSFEDFPHLPELPARGPGADMIGRTIGLLVEMYAHVEPSGWRISDRPGRDTRRARSWLGEDLDALEEFTQGYAGPLKVQAVGPWTLAAALELRGGEAALSDLGACRDLAASLAEGLRAHLAEVRRRVPGARIALQLDEPSLTAVLRGQIRSASGYRTHRAVDRQLVEATLREVIGAETAVVHSCAPDVPFALLRRAGAAAISFDHTLLTERDDDAIGEAVEAGTKLFAGVVPSTDTALSDPAGSVMGVRTLWRRLGLNPGTLAESVTVTPTCGLAGASPAYARAALAHCARAARSLADNPE from the coding sequence GTGAGCGACGAGAAGAGAGCGTTTGACTGGGGCCCCGCGACCGGTGTCGGGTCCATGCCCGGCGGCGACGCGCGGGAGGCCGCGAAGACCGTCACCGGGTCCTTCGAGGACTTCCCCCATCTGCCCGAGCTGCCCGCGCGCGGCCCCGGGGCCGACATGATCGGGCGGACCATCGGACTGCTGGTCGAGATGTACGCCCATGTCGAGCCCAGCGGCTGGCGGATCAGCGACCGGCCGGGCCGCGACACCCGGCGGGCCCGCTCCTGGCTCGGTGAGGACCTCGACGCCCTGGAGGAGTTCACCCAGGGGTACGCGGGCCCGCTCAAGGTCCAGGCCGTGGGGCCGTGGACGCTCGCCGCCGCGCTGGAGCTGCGCGGGGGCGAGGCGGCCCTCTCCGACCTCGGGGCCTGCCGCGACCTGGCCGCCTCGCTCGCGGAGGGGCTGCGCGCCCATCTGGCCGAGGTGCGCCGCCGGGTGCCCGGCGCCCGGATCGCGCTCCAGCTCGACGAGCCCTCGCTCACCGCCGTGCTGCGCGGGCAGATCCGTTCCGCCAGCGGCTACCGCACCCACCGGGCCGTCGACCGGCAGCTCGTCGAGGCCACCCTCCGCGAGGTGATCGGCGCGGAGACGGCCGTCGTGCACTCCTGCGCCCCGGACGTCCCCTTCGCCCTGCTCCGCCGGGCCGGGGCGGCGGCGATCTCCTTCGATCACACCCTCCTCACCGAGCGTGACGACGACGCCATCGGGGAGGCCGTGGAGGCCGGGACGAAGCTCTTCGCCGGGGTGGTGCCGTCCACGGACACGGCATTGTCCGACCCGGCAGGTAGCGTCATGGGGGTACGGACGCTGTGGCGCAGGCTGGGGCTGAATCCGGGGACTCTGGCGGAGTCCGTGACAGTTACCCCGACCTGCGGTCTGGCGGGCGCCTCACCGGCGTACGCCCGGGCCGCGCTCGCCCACTGCGCCCGTGCCGCGAGATCGCTCGCAGACAACCCTGAGTGA
- the ligA gene encoding NAD-dependent DNA ligase LigA, translating into MPAQDTPGLPARARERHAELAEQIEEHRFRYYVKDQPVISDSEFDRLLRSLEELEERHPALCTPDSPTQKVAGQYETDLAKVEHRERMLSLDNAFDEEELTAWAERVEREVGSPDFHFLCELKVDGLAVNLTYEKGRLTRAATRGDGRIGEDITPNIRTIADVPDRLRGDRIPELVEIRGEVYFPMDQFQQLNERRIAAGEQPYANPRNSASGSLRQKDPKVTATLPLHMVVHGIGAREGFDIDCLSHAYDLLREWGLPTARHNRVVDSLEGVREFIAHYGENRHSMEHEIDGVVVKLDEIPLQGRLGSTARAPRWAIAWKYPPEEVNTRLVDILVGVGRTGRVTPYAQVEPVQVAGSEVEFATLHNQDVVKAKGVLIGDTVVLRKAGDVIPEILGPVVELRDGTEREFVMPAECPECGTELRPMKEGDVDLRCPNARSCPAQLRERLFYLAGRRSLDIEHFGYVAAAALTRPLEPAEPPLKDEGDLFSLTVEQLLPIRAYVLDPDSKLPKRDPKTGEEKIATVFANQEGEPRKNALAMLRNIEAAKTRPLARVLTGLSIRHVGPVAAEALAREFRSVQRIQEATEEELAATEGVGAIIAASLKQWFAEEWHQEILRKWEAAGVRMAEEGADEEQGPRPLEGVTVVVTGTLQDYTRDGAKEALQSLGAKVTGSVSKKTAFVVVGDNPGSKFDKAMQLKVPVLREDGFTLLLEQGPDAAREAAVKEEPEEE; encoded by the coding sequence CTGCCCGCGCAGGACACCCCCGGGCTGCCCGCGCGGGCACGGGAGCGCCACGCGGAGCTGGCCGAGCAGATCGAGGAGCACCGCTTCCGCTACTACGTCAAGGACCAGCCGGTCATCAGCGACAGCGAGTTCGACCGGCTGCTGCGCTCGCTGGAGGAGCTGGAGGAGCGCCACCCCGCGCTGTGCACGCCCGACTCGCCGACCCAGAAGGTCGCCGGGCAGTACGAGACGGACCTGGCGAAGGTCGAGCACCGCGAGCGGATGCTCTCGCTGGACAACGCCTTCGACGAGGAGGAGCTGACCGCCTGGGCCGAGCGGGTCGAGCGCGAGGTCGGCAGCCCGGACTTCCACTTCCTGTGCGAGCTGAAGGTCGACGGCCTCGCCGTCAACCTGACCTATGAGAAGGGGCGGCTCACCCGCGCGGCGACCCGGGGCGACGGCCGGATCGGCGAGGACATCACACCGAACATCCGCACCATCGCCGATGTGCCCGACCGGCTGCGCGGGGACCGGATTCCGGAGCTGGTGGAGATCCGGGGCGAGGTCTACTTCCCGATGGACCAGTTCCAGCAGTTGAACGAGAGACGGATCGCGGCCGGGGAGCAGCCCTACGCCAATCCGCGCAACTCCGCCTCGGGCTCGCTGCGGCAGAAGGACCCCAAGGTCACCGCGACGCTCCCGCTGCACATGGTGGTCCACGGCATCGGCGCCCGGGAGGGCTTCGACATCGACTGTCTCTCCCACGCCTACGACCTGCTGCGCGAGTGGGGGCTGCCCACCGCCCGGCACAACAGGGTCGTGGACTCCCTGGAGGGTGTGCGGGAGTTCATCGCCCACTACGGCGAGAACCGTCACTCGATGGAGCACGAGATCGACGGCGTGGTCGTCAAGCTGGACGAGATCCCGCTCCAGGGGCGGCTCGGCTCCACCGCGCGGGCCCCGCGCTGGGCCATCGCCTGGAAGTACCCGCCCGAGGAGGTCAACACCCGGCTGGTGGACATCCTGGTCGGCGTCGGCCGCACCGGCCGGGTCACGCCGTACGCCCAGGTGGAGCCGGTGCAGGTGGCGGGGTCCGAGGTCGAGTTCGCCACCCTGCACAACCAGGACGTGGTGAAGGCGAAGGGCGTCCTCATCGGGGACACGGTGGTGCTGCGCAAGGCCGGTGATGTCATCCCCGAGATCCTGGGCCCGGTGGTGGAGCTGCGGGACGGGACCGAGCGGGAGTTCGTGATGCCCGCCGAGTGCCCCGAGTGCGGCACGGAGCTGCGGCCGATGAAGGAGGGCGACGTCGATCTGCGCTGCCCCAACGCCCGGTCCTGCCCGGCACAGCTGAGGGAGCGCCTGTTCTATCTCGCGGGCCGCAGATCCCTGGACATCGAGCACTTCGGCTATGTCGCCGCCGCCGCCCTCACCCGGCCGCTGGAGCCCGCCGAGCCGCCGCTCAAGGACGAGGGCGACCTCTTCTCCCTCACCGTCGAACAACTGCTGCCCATCCGGGCGTATGTCCTGGACCCGGACAGCAAGCTGCCCAAGCGGGACCCGAAGACCGGCGAGGAGAAGATCGCCACCGTCTTCGCCAACCAGGAGGGCGAGCCCCGTAAGAACGCCCTCGCGATGCTGCGGAACATCGAGGCGGCGAAGACCCGTCCGCTGGCCCGTGTCCTGACAGGGCTGTCCATCCGCCATGTGGGCCCGGTGGCGGCCGAGGCGCTGGCCCGGGAGTTCCGTTCGGTCCAGCGGATCCAGGAGGCCACGGAGGAGGAGCTGGCGGCGACGGAGGGCGTCGGCGCCATCATCGCGGCCTCGCTCAAGCAGTGGTTCGCGGAGGAGTGGCACCAGGAGATCCTGCGCAAGTGGGAGGCCGCCGGGGTGCGGATGGCGGAGGAGGGGGCCGACGAGGAGCAGGGCCCCCGGCCGCTGGAAGGAGTCACCGTCGTGGTGACGGGAACGCTCCAGGACTACACAAGGGATGGCGCAAAAGAGGCCCTTCAGAGCCTTGGCGCGAAAGTGACCGGTTCTGTTTCCAAGAAAACCGCTTTTGTGGTTGTCGGTGACAACCCTGGTTCCAAGTTCGACAAAGCCATGCAGTTGAAGGTGCCGGTTCTCCGTGAGGACGGCTTTACCCTTCTGCTGGAACAAGGGCCTGATGCGGCACGTGAGGCTGCTGTGAAGGAAGAGCCGGAAGAGGAATGA
- a CDS encoding TIGR00730 family Rossman fold protein, with protein MNICVFLSAADLDERYTRPAREFAELLGKGGHTLVWGGSESGLMKVVADGVRRSGGRLVGVSVDFLAQVARADADEMVVTRDLAERKAELLARADAVVIMVGGAGTLDEATEILELKKHGKHTKPVVLLNTEGFYDGLKQQFRRMEAEGFLPVPLADLVFFAEDGAGALEYLLGPAGSR; from the coding sequence GTGAACATCTGTGTCTTTCTCTCCGCGGCCGATCTGGACGAGCGTTATACCCGCCCCGCCCGGGAATTCGCCGAACTCCTCGGAAAGGGCGGCCATACGCTCGTCTGGGGAGGCTCCGAAAGCGGTCTGATGAAAGTGGTGGCCGACGGGGTGCGGCGGTCCGGCGGCCGGCTGGTCGGGGTCTCCGTCGACTTTCTCGCCCAGGTCGCGCGGGCGGACGCCGACGAGATGGTGGTCACCCGGGATCTCGCGGAGCGCAAGGCCGAGCTGCTGGCCCGGGCGGACGCCGTGGTGATCATGGTCGGGGGCGCCGGGACGCTGGACGAGGCCACCGAGATCCTGGAGCTGAAGAAGCACGGCAAGCACACCAAGCCGGTGGTCCTGCTGAACACCGAGGGCTTCTACGACGGTCTGAAGCAGCAGTTCCGCCGGATGGAGGCCGAGGGATTCCTCCCCGTCCCCCTCGCCGACCTGGTCTTCTTCGCCGAGGACGGGGCCGGGGCCCTGGAGTATCTCCTCGGCCCGGCCGGTTCCCGGTAG